One Paenibacillus sp. FSL W8-0186 genomic window carries:
- the noc gene encoding nucleoid occlusion protein has product MKEQFSKLFGFTERSSGDEVKQIPVGEIVSSPYQPRTIFDDEKIEELCQTIKTHGVIQPIVVRYRNDKYELIAGERRWRAVIKLGYETIPAILRDFNDSQAASIALIENLQREGLTSIEEALAYQNLIDLHQLTQESLAQRLGKSQSTIANKIRLLQLPEQVKTALMERKVTERHARALLSLDTEELQLKVLDEIISKELNVKQTEARVAFYKEVAKNKKSPRRISFSKDVRLALNTIRQSIDMVTGSGMEIKTSEKDHEDHYEIVIQIPKR; this is encoded by the coding sequence ATGAAAGAACAATTTTCGAAATTGTTTGGTTTTACCGAACGAAGCAGCGGAGATGAAGTGAAACAAATTCCGGTTGGTGAAATCGTAAGCAGTCCATACCAACCCCGGACTATTTTTGACGATGAGAAAATCGAAGAGCTGTGCCAAACGATCAAGACGCATGGGGTAATTCAACCTATCGTAGTTCGTTACCGAAATGATAAATATGAACTGATCGCAGGGGAGAGACGCTGGAGGGCAGTCATAAAGTTAGGCTATGAAACAATTCCGGCTATTTTGCGGGATTTCAACGACTCACAAGCTGCTTCGATTGCTTTGATCGAGAATTTACAGCGGGAAGGGCTCACATCAATCGAAGAAGCTCTGGCTTACCAGAATTTGATTGATCTGCATCAGCTCACCCAAGAGAGTTTGGCTCAGCGGCTGGGGAAAAGTCAATCGACGATTGCCAACAAAATTAGGCTGCTTCAATTGCCTGAACAAGTAAAAACTGCGCTAATGGAACGTAAAGTTACAGAGCGTCATGCACGGGCACTATTGTCTCTGGATACCGAGGAACTGCAATTGAAGGTATTGGATGAAATCATCAGCAAAGAGTTGAATGTGAAGCAGACCGAAGCCCGGGTAGCCTTTTACAAAGAGGTTGCCAAGAATAAGAAGTCGCCAAGACGAATTTCGTTCTCGAAGGATGTTCGGCTCGCTCTGAATACGATCCGCCAATCCATTGATATGGTGACCGGATCGGGAATGGAGATTAAGACTTCGGAGAAAGACCATGAAGATCACTATGAAATTGTGATTCAAATTCCTAAAAGATAA
- the rsmG gene encoding 16S rRNA (guanine(527)-N(7))-methyltransferase RsmG has translation MDQVQSEFQSMLRDHGIEVNAEQLTQFETYFKELVSWNEKMNLTGITEREQVYVKHFYDSISLAFHLNMRGIHSLADIGSGAGFPGIPLKICFPQLKLTIVDSLNKRIHFLQNIADQLSLDGVELIHGRAEDIARKPQYRDQFDLVTARAVARMAVLNEFCLPFVKVGGVFAAMKGSDPREEVEEAARSMKVLNGKLIGNHHFKLPMEDSDRHIILVKKTAATPKAYPRKAGTPLKSPIV, from the coding sequence TTGGATCAAGTACAATCTGAATTTCAATCCATGCTCCGCGATCATGGGATCGAGGTGAATGCGGAGCAGTTGACCCAGTTTGAAACGTACTTCAAGGAATTGGTGTCCTGGAATGAAAAAATGAATCTGACGGGAATCACCGAACGTGAACAGGTATATGTGAAGCATTTTTATGATTCGATATCCTTGGCATTTCATCTGAATATGAGGGGTATTCACTCTTTGGCGGATATCGGCTCTGGAGCAGGATTTCCAGGCATTCCTTTAAAGATATGCTTTCCTCAATTGAAGCTAACCATCGTAGACTCGCTGAATAAACGAATTCATTTTTTGCAAAACATCGCGGATCAGCTGTCGTTAGACGGTGTAGAGCTCATCCATGGCCGGGCTGAGGATATTGCACGCAAACCACAATATCGTGATCAATTCGATTTAGTTACAGCCCGTGCTGTTGCTAGGATGGCTGTACTAAATGAGTTCTGTCTTCCCTTTGTTAAGGTGGGTGGCGTGTTTGCAGCAATGAAGGGAAGCGATCCTCGAGAAGAGGTAGAGGAAGCGGCCCGAAGCATGAAGGTGCTTAATGGCAAGCTGATTGGCAATCACCACTTTAAGCTGCCCATGGAGGACTCTGACCGCCATATTATTCTCGTCAAGAAAACTGCTGCTACGCCAAAGGCTTACCCTCGGAAGGCAGGCACACCTTTAAAATCACCGATCGTTTAG
- the mnmG gene encoding tRNA uridine-5-carboxymethylaminomethyl(34) synthesis enzyme MnmG, whose protein sequence is MGFEAAEYDVIVVGAGHAGSESALAAARMGCRTLLVTINLDMVAFMPCNPSIGGPAKGHVVREVDAIGGEMGRNIDKTFIQMRMLNTGKGPAVHALRAQADKVLYQHTMKETLEKQDNLTLRQGMVEDLIVEDGKCVGVITQSGARYRSKAVVLTTGTYLRGKIIMGELAYESGPNNQQPAVTLSHSLKKLGFELVRFKTGTPPRVHRDSIDFSQTEIQPGDDNPKFFSYETKSSDNEQLPCWLTYTSPETHEIINANLHRAPMFSGIIEGTGARYCPSIEDKIVRFADKPQHQVFLEPEGKNTAEYYVQGLSTSMPEEVQEQIVRSVPGLQNAKIMRNGYAIEYDVIVPTQLWPTMETKQLPGLFTAGQINGTSGYEEAAAQGVMAGINAARKVQGKEGVVLDRSQGYIGVLIDDLVTKGTNEPYRLLTSRAEYRLLLRHDNADLRLTQIGYDIGLISPERYAAFLDKKEKVEQEVERLRTSKVRPADINPLLEAIGSAPIQDGSNLLAILRRPEVTYDLIHQFSPAGVDLDEEMREQVEIQVKYAGYIEKQLLHVEKLKKMEKKKLPENIKYEDIQGLAIEARQKLAKIRPLSIGQASRISGVSPADISILLVYLEHYNRVTAAGG, encoded by the coding sequence ATGGGATTTGAAGCAGCAGAATACGACGTCATCGTCGTCGGTGCTGGACATGCCGGCAGTGAATCTGCCTTGGCCGCAGCACGCATGGGCTGTAGAACATTGCTGGTGACGATTAACCTGGATATGGTGGCATTTATGCCGTGCAACCCTTCCATTGGGGGGCCGGCCAAAGGCCATGTCGTTAGAGAAGTGGATGCAATCGGCGGGGAGATGGGCCGCAATATCGACAAGACATTCATCCAAATGCGGATGCTGAATACGGGAAAAGGCCCCGCTGTTCATGCGCTTCGCGCGCAGGCGGATAAGGTGCTGTATCAGCATACGATGAAAGAGACACTGGAAAAGCAGGACAACTTGACGCTGCGCCAAGGCATGGTTGAGGATCTGATTGTGGAGGATGGCAAGTGCGTAGGCGTCATTACCCAATCGGGGGCGAGATACCGCAGCAAGGCAGTCGTCTTGACGACGGGAACTTATTTGCGCGGCAAAATCATCATGGGCGAGCTGGCCTACGAGAGCGGGCCGAACAATCAGCAGCCGGCCGTAACGTTGTCTCATAGCCTGAAGAAGCTTGGCTTCGAGCTGGTTCGCTTCAAGACGGGAACGCCGCCGCGGGTTCATCGCGATTCGATTGATTTTTCCCAGACGGAAATCCAGCCGGGAGATGACAATCCTAAATTTTTCTCGTATGAAACGAAAAGCTCGGATAACGAGCAGCTGCCATGCTGGCTGACTTATACTTCGCCCGAGACGCATGAAATCATCAATGCCAATTTGCATCGCGCGCCGATGTTCTCGGGGATTATTGAAGGAACGGGAGCACGGTATTGTCCGTCCATCGAGGACAAAATCGTTCGATTTGCCGATAAGCCGCAGCATCAGGTTTTCCTTGAGCCAGAAGGCAAGAATACGGCGGAATACTATGTTCAAGGTTTGTCGACGAGCATGCCGGAAGAGGTGCAGGAGCAAATCGTTCGCTCGGTTCCTGGGCTGCAGAATGCCAAAATTATGCGAAACGGCTATGCGATCGAATATGATGTTATCGTTCCGACGCAGCTATGGCCGACGATGGAGACGAAGCAGCTTCCCGGTTTGTTTACAGCAGGACAAATTAACGGAACGTCAGGTTATGAAGAGGCGGCAGCTCAAGGCGTCATGGCGGGCATCAACGCCGCTCGCAAGGTTCAAGGCAAGGAAGGCGTCGTGCTGGATCGCTCCCAAGGCTATATCGGGGTGCTGATCGACGATTTGGTGACTAAAGGCACCAATGAGCCGTACCGCCTGCTTACCTCGCGGGCAGAATACCGTCTCCTGCTTCGCCACGATAATGCGGATCTGAGATTAACGCAAATCGGCTATGATATCGGACTGATCTCACCGGAGCGGTATGCGGCATTCCTCGACAAGAAGGAAAAGGTAGAGCAAGAGGTAGAGCGTCTGCGGACGAGCAAGGTACGCCCTGCGGATATCAATCCTTTGTTGGAAGCAATTGGTTCGGCGCCAATTCAGGATGGCAGCAATTTACTGGCGATTTTGCGCCGTCCAGAAGTAACCTATGATCTGATCCATCAATTTTCCCCAGCCGGGGTGGACTTGGATGAGGAGATGAGGGAGCAGGTCGAGATTCAAGTGAAGTATGCCGGATACATCGAGAAACAGCTGCTTCATGTTGAAAAATTGAAAAAAATGGAAAAGAAAAAACTGCCTGAAAATATTAAGTATGAGGATATTCAAGGTTTGGCCATCGAAGCTCGCCAGAAGCTGGCCAAAATCCGACCGCTTTCCATCGGGCAAGCCTCACGAATTTCCGGAGTTTCGCCAGCTGACATTTCCATTTTGCTCGTCTATTTGGAACATTATAATCGGGTTACCGCTGCAGGAGGATAA
- the mnmE gene encoding tRNA uridine-5-carboxymethylaminomethyl(34) synthesis GTPase MnmE: MLSDTIAAISTAVGESGIAVIRVSGPESIAEVGALFRSRKPLTEADSHTVHYGFIINPKTQEKLEEVLVSVFRAPRSFTTEDVVEISTHGGIISVKRVMDLLLLQPNIRLAEPGEFTKRAFLNGRIDLSQAEAVIDLIRSKSDRAFSLALKQVEGNLSRKITALRHTLVETLAHIEVNIDYPEHDVESMTTQFIKSKCAEVTEGIDELLRTANQGKILREGITTAIVGRPNVGKSSLLNALARENKAIVTDIPGTTRDVIEEYVTINNIPLKLLDTAGIRETIDVVEQIGVERSRAAVHEADLILLVLNNAELLHEDEIHLMEQLRGRQTIVLINKIDLPSQLNREVVNRYFPEEAIVELSVKTEEGLNHLEDAISKLFFGGQLESGDLTYVSNVRHIALLNKAKQSLADAYEAADTGIPIDILQIDVRLAWEQLGEVIGDAAPDALIDQIFSQFCLGK; encoded by the coding sequence ATGTTGAGCGATACAATTGCTGCCATATCGACGGCAGTAGGTGAAAGTGGGATTGCGGTAATCCGGGTCAGCGGGCCGGAGTCGATTGCTGAAGTGGGAGCATTGTTTCGCTCCAGGAAGCCGCTGACTGAGGCAGATAGCCATACCGTTCATTATGGCTTTATTATCAATCCTAAAACACAGGAGAAGCTGGAAGAAGTCCTGGTTTCGGTGTTCCGTGCGCCTCGCTCGTTCACGACGGAGGATGTTGTGGAGATCAGCACGCATGGCGGGATTATTTCCGTGAAACGGGTGATGGATCTGCTTCTGCTGCAGCCGAATATCCGGCTGGCCGAGCCGGGAGAGTTCACAAAACGTGCATTCTTGAACGGACGGATTGACTTGTCGCAGGCAGAAGCGGTCATCGACTTGATCCGCTCGAAGTCGGATCGGGCGTTCTCGCTTGCTCTCAAGCAAGTAGAGGGCAATCTGTCCCGGAAAATTACGGCGCTGCGTCATACATTGGTGGAGACGCTGGCGCATATCGAGGTGAATATAGATTATCCCGAACATGACGTAGAGTCGATGACGACGCAGTTCATCAAGTCGAAATGCGCGGAAGTGACGGAAGGGATCGACGAGCTGCTGAGGACCGCCAACCAGGGTAAAATTTTGCGGGAAGGCATTACGACAGCGATTGTCGGACGGCCCAATGTCGGCAAATCGTCGCTGCTGAACGCATTGGCGAGAGAGAATAAAGCAATCGTCACCGATATTCCGGGGACTACCCGGGATGTGATTGAGGAGTACGTGACGATTAACAATATTCCACTGAAGCTGCTGGATACGGCGGGCATCCGCGAAACAATCGATGTTGTCGAGCAAATTGGGGTGGAGCGTTCTCGGGCTGCGGTGCATGAAGCGGATTTGATTTTGCTTGTGCTAAACAATGCTGAGCTGCTGCATGAGGACGAGATCCATCTGATGGAGCAGCTTAGAGGGCGGCAGACGATCGTGTTAATCAATAAAATTGATTTGCCTTCCCAGTTGAACAGGGAAGTAGTCAACCGATATTTCCCGGAGGAAGCGATCGTAGAACTCTCAGTGAAGACGGAGGAAGGTCTCAATCATCTGGAGGATGCCATTTCAAAGCTGTTCTTCGGCGGGCAACTGGAGTCGGGGGATTTGACCTACGTCAGCAATGTGCGTCATATTGCGCTGCTGAACAAGGCGAAACAGTCTCTTGCGGACGCTTACGAGGCAGCTGATACAGGTATTCCGATCGATATTCTGCAAATTGATGTGCGGCTTGCTTGGGAGCAGTTGGGTGAGGTGATCGGCGATGCTGCGCCGGATGCGCTGATCGATCAAATTTTCTCCCAATTTTGTCTCGGAAAATAA